The following are encoded together in the Triticum dicoccoides isolate Atlit2015 ecotype Zavitan chromosome 6B, WEW_v2.0, whole genome shotgun sequence genome:
- the LOC119326534 gene encoding uncharacterized protein LOC119326534 isoform X2 produces MSSLILVFYPVLHYVHTGDFEATIKLWDCIGIQIALLNSILWLLYGIVVLKRDSAHDVIISNSLFCGVNLAYLLMICGYEKKKIKAYLWFTGTMLFLLMALIILQVEIEGHPAHVLEYVFGVLALYLLGSAHAIQMYQLFTLDTKMELLTVLMTIMPSCIFCIVQAIVTFISHKNQRIMVISSSLNLVCYGLEILLLIQVHKKLKAPEAIKKLKSTVGRSFRRRQDEAHLEDRDQPNEGNDSDSNVIPPAPPSTRTDLQRVVVAISRMEARNDGCKIEIVEEGGDEQTNEMHALGIQSPNRIIPLGGDNAGQHNVTPPVPAVSLPHAPRKHRRKGGVAKNGVSRRGVEVTKESAGQWWQFGCK; encoded by the exons ATGAGTTCTTTGATATTAGTCTTCTACCCTGTCCTGCATTATGTTCATACTGGTGACTTTGAAGCGACCATTAAACTGTGGGATTGCATCGGAATTCAGATTGCGCTTCTCAACAGTATCTTATGGCTCTTGTATGGTATTGTTGTCCTCAAGAGAGATAGCGCTCATGATGTGATAATATCAAATTCCTTATTCTGTGGAGTAAATCTGGCCTACCTGCTAATGATTTGTGGCTATGAAAAGAAGAAAATCAAG GCTTATCTCTGGTTTACCGGGACGATGCTGTTCCTTCTGATGGCTCTTATTATCCTTCAAGTCGAAATTGAGGGCCACCCTGCTCATGTTTTGGAGTATGTTTTTGGTGTGTTAGCCCTTTATCTGCTGGGTTCCGCTCATGCTATTCAGATGTATCAGCTT TTTACCTTGGACACGAAGATGGAGCTCCTAACTGTCCTGATGACTATTATGCCAAGCTGCATCTTCTGCATTGTCCAGGCAATTGTTACCTTTATTAGCCACAAGAACCAGCGCATCATGGTG ATCTCATCCTCTCTAAACTTGGTGTGCTACGGCTTGGAGATACTGCTGTTGATTCAAGTTCACAAAAAGTTGAAGGCTCCAGAGGCCATAAAGAAGTTAAAATCTACTGTTGGCAGGTCATTCCGCAGGAGACAAGACGAAG CTCATTTGGAGGATCGAGATCAACCTAATGAAGGGAATGATAGTGACTCCAATGTTATACCTCCTGCGCCGCCGTCAACACGCA CTGATTTACAAAGGGTTGTGGTCGCTATCAGTAGAATGGAAGCGCGAAACGATGGTTGTAAGATTGAGATCGTTGAAGAAG GGGGAGATGAACAGACCAATGAGATGCACGCGCTAGGAATTCAAAGTCCAAATCGTATTATTCCTTTGGGAG GGGACAATGCTGGTCAACATAATGTGACCCCTCCAGTTCCAGCAGtctcactcccacatgcacccaggAAGCATAGAAGAAAG GGAGGGGTAGCGAAAAATGGAGTGTCTCGAAGGGGTGTTGAAGTGACCAAGGAATCAGCTGGGCAATGGTGGCAGTTCGGGTGCAAGTAG
- the LOC119326534 gene encoding uncharacterized protein LOC119326534 isoform X1 produces MSSLILVFYPVLHYVHTGDFEATIKLWDCIGIQIALLNSILWLLYGIVVLKRDSAHDVIISNSLFCGVNLAYLLMICGYEKKKIKLTFQAYLWFTGTMLFLLMALIILQVEIEGHPAHVLEYVFGVLALYLLGSAHAIQMYQLFTLDTKMELLTVLMTIMPSCIFCIVQAIVTFISHKNQRIMVISSSLNLVCYGLEILLLIQVHKKLKAPEAIKKLKSTVGRSFRRRQDEAHLEDRDQPNEGNDSDSNVIPPAPPSTRTDLQRVVVAISRMEARNDGCKIEIVEEGGDEQTNEMHALGIQSPNRIIPLGGDNAGQHNVTPPVPAVSLPHAPRKHRRKGGVAKNGVSRRGVEVTKESAGQWWQFGCK; encoded by the exons ATGAGTTCTTTGATATTAGTCTTCTACCCTGTCCTGCATTATGTTCATACTGGTGACTTTGAAGCGACCATTAAACTGTGGGATTGCATCGGAATTCAGATTGCGCTTCTCAACAGTATCTTATGGCTCTTGTATGGTATTGTTGTCCTCAAGAGAGATAGCGCTCATGATGTGATAATATCAAATTCCTTATTCTGTGGAGTAAATCTGGCCTACCTGCTAATGATTTGTGGCTATGAAAAGAAGAAAATCAAG TTAACGTTTCAGGCTTATCTCTGGTTTACCGGGACGATGCTGTTCCTTCTGATGGCTCTTATTATCCTTCAAGTCGAAATTGAGGGCCACCCTGCTCATGTTTTGGAGTATGTTTTTGGTGTGTTAGCCCTTTATCTGCTGGGTTCCGCTCATGCTATTCAGATGTATCAGCTT TTTACCTTGGACACGAAGATGGAGCTCCTAACTGTCCTGATGACTATTATGCCAAGCTGCATCTTCTGCATTGTCCAGGCAATTGTTACCTTTATTAGCCACAAGAACCAGCGCATCATGGTG ATCTCATCCTCTCTAAACTTGGTGTGCTACGGCTTGGAGATACTGCTGTTGATTCAAGTTCACAAAAAGTTGAAGGCTCCAGAGGCCATAAAGAAGTTAAAATCTACTGTTGGCAGGTCATTCCGCAGGAGACAAGACGAAG CTCATTTGGAGGATCGAGATCAACCTAATGAAGGGAATGATAGTGACTCCAATGTTATACCTCCTGCGCCGCCGTCAACACGCA CTGATTTACAAAGGGTTGTGGTCGCTATCAGTAGAATGGAAGCGCGAAACGATGGTTGTAAGATTGAGATCGTTGAAGAAG GGGGAGATGAACAGACCAATGAGATGCACGCGCTAGGAATTCAAAGTCCAAATCGTATTATTCCTTTGGGAG GGGACAATGCTGGTCAACATAATGTGACCCCTCCAGTTCCAGCAGtctcactcccacatgcacccaggAAGCATAGAAGAAAG GGAGGGGTAGCGAAAAATGGAGTGTCTCGAAGGGGTGTTGAAGTGACCAAGGAATCAGCTGGGCAATGGTGGCAGTTCGGGTGCAAGTAG
- the LOC119326534 gene encoding uncharacterized protein LOC119326534 isoform X3 encodes MDLYIISLHFQQLTFQAYLWFTGTMLFLLMALIILQVEIEGHPAHVLEYVFGVLALYLLGSAHAIQMYQLFTLDTKMELLTVLMTIMPSCIFCIVQAIVTFISHKNQRIMVISSSLNLVCYGLEILLLIQVHKKLKAPEAIKKLKSTVGRSFRRRQDEAHLEDRDQPNEGNDSDSNVIPPAPPSTRTDLQRVVVAISRMEARNDGCKIEIVEEGGDEQTNEMHALGIQSPNRIIPLGGDNAGQHNVTPPVPAVSLPHAPRKHRRKGGVAKNGVSRRGVEVTKESAGQWWQFGCK; translated from the exons ATGGATCTCTATATTATCTCCTTACATTTCCAACAGTTAACGTTTCAGGCTTATCTCTGGTTTACCGGGACGATGCTGTTCCTTCTGATGGCTCTTATTATCCTTCAAGTCGAAATTGAGGGCCACCCTGCTCATGTTTTGGAGTATGTTTTTGGTGTGTTAGCCCTTTATCTGCTGGGTTCCGCTCATGCTATTCAGATGTATCAGCTT TTTACCTTGGACACGAAGATGGAGCTCCTAACTGTCCTGATGACTATTATGCCAAGCTGCATCTTCTGCATTGTCCAGGCAATTGTTACCTTTATTAGCCACAAGAACCAGCGCATCATGGTG ATCTCATCCTCTCTAAACTTGGTGTGCTACGGCTTGGAGATACTGCTGTTGATTCAAGTTCACAAAAAGTTGAAGGCTCCAGAGGCCATAAAGAAGTTAAAATCTACTGTTGGCAGGTCATTCCGCAGGAGACAAGACGAAG CTCATTTGGAGGATCGAGATCAACCTAATGAAGGGAATGATAGTGACTCCAATGTTATACCTCCTGCGCCGCCGTCAACACGCA CTGATTTACAAAGGGTTGTGGTCGCTATCAGTAGAATGGAAGCGCGAAACGATGGTTGTAAGATTGAGATCGTTGAAGAAG GGGGAGATGAACAGACCAATGAGATGCACGCGCTAGGAATTCAAAGTCCAAATCGTATTATTCCTTTGGGAG GGGACAATGCTGGTCAACATAATGTGACCCCTCCAGTTCCAGCAGtctcactcccacatgcacccaggAAGCATAGAAGAAAG GGAGGGGTAGCGAAAAATGGAGTGTCTCGAAGGGGTGTTGAAGTGACCAAGGAATCAGCTGGGCAATGGTGGCAGTTCGGGTGCAAGTAG